In Campylobacter magnus, the following proteins share a genomic window:
- a CDS encoding UDP-N-acetylmuramoyl-L-alanyl-D-glutamate--2,6-diaminopimelate ligase produces MKIELKDTFITDNSTQCEKGCYFVKTRSNAQFEEHAKQAGAIIITPQKAYELAKIPADFKIIGITGTNGKTTTATLLAHILNALGLKCANCGTRGAFIGSLQIAPKALTTNQFLTTLALIKTSLEHGCSHFVMEVSSHAIAQNRIEALPFALKIFTNLSQDHLDYHKSFEEYAAAKSSFFEGEGKKLINKDDPHIRYNKANAHFYALKGSGAEYEIDEQNISIGSQNLEFSSHLYGRFNLYNVLCAFSAADLLVPNKKNEIIAAIADFAGVPGRTELISKDPAVIVDFAHTPDGIEKVLSSLAYRPLIVVMGAGGDRDASKRPIMGQIAAAFAKTLIITSDNPRSEEPQKIIEQIKAGANKATKGAKIITESDRKKAISLALSLVKKDEIIAILGKGDEDYQEINGVKHPFSDAAVVRELLKN; encoded by the coding sequence ATGAAAATTGAACTAAAAGATACTTTTATCACTGACAATTCAACCCAGTGCGAAAAAGGCTGTTATTTTGTAAAAACTCGCTCAAATGCCCAGTTTGAAGAGCACGCCAAACAAGCAGGTGCTATTATCATCACTCCGCAAAAAGCCTACGAGCTAGCAAAAATTCCAGCAGACTTTAAAATCATCGGCATAACTGGCACAAATGGCAAAACCACTACCGCTACACTTTTGGCTCACATTTTAAACGCTCTTGGGCTAAAATGCGCTAATTGCGGCACTCGCGGAGCTTTCATAGGCTCTTTGCAGATTGCACCAAAGGCACTTACTACAAATCAGTTTTTAACCACACTTGCGCTTATAAAAACTAGCTTAGAGCATGGCTGTTCGCACTTTGTCATGGAAGTAAGCTCTCATGCAATAGCTCAAAACCGCATCGAAGCCCTGCCTTTTGCACTAAAAATCTTTACAAATCTTAGCCAAGATCATTTGGATTATCACAAAAGCTTTGAAGAATACGCAGCGGCAAAATCAAGCTTTTTTGAAGGTGAGGGCAAAAAGCTAATAAACAAAGACGACCCACACATAAGGTATAACAAAGCAAACGCACACTTCTACGCTCTAAAAGGCAGTGGCGCAGAGTATGAAATAGACGAGCAAAACATCAGCATAGGCTCTCAAAATCTAGAATTCTCATCTCATCTTTATGGCAGGTTTAATCTTTATAATGTACTTTGTGCTTTTAGCGCAGCTGATTTGCTAGTGCCAAATAAAAAAAATGAGATTATAGCAGCCATTGCTGATTTTGCCGGTGTGCCAGGTCGCACGGAGCTTATTAGCAAAGACCCAGCTGTCATCGTGGACTTTGCTCACACTCCAGATGGTATAGAAAAGGTGCTCTCTAGCCTTGCTTATCGCCCTCTTATCGTAGTCATGGGCGCAGGTGGCGACAGAGACGCTAGCAAGCGACCTATAATGGGGCAAATTGCTGCCGCCTTCGCTAAGACGCTAATTATCACAAGTGATAATCCTCGCAGCGAAGAGCCACAAAAGATAATAGAACAGATAAAAGCAGGCGCAAATAAAGCCACAAAAGGTGCAAAAATCATCACAGAAAGCGACCGCAAAAAGGCAATCTCGCTAGCGCTTAGCCTAGTAAAAAAAGATGAAATAATCGCAATTTTAGGCAAAGGCGATGAAGACTACCAAGAAATAAATGGCGTAAAACATCCATTTAGCGATGCTGCTGTTGTAAGAGAACTGCTAAAAAACTAA
- the panD gene encoding aspartate 1-decarboxylase produces MQITMLKSKIHRATVSDANLNYIGSITIDEELLKAANIYENERVEVLNINNGERFATYAIKGKKGDMCLNGAAARLAQIGDIIIVVAYALIDERSAATFKPKIVHVNEKNEICE; encoded by the coding sequence ATGCAAATCACAATGCTAAAAAGCAAAATCCACAGAGCCACGGTGAGCGACGCAAATCTTAATTATATAGGCTCGATTACTATTGATGAAGAGCTTTTAAAAGCGGCAAATATCTACGAAAACGAGCGTGTAGAAGTGCTAAATATAAATAACGGCGAGCGTTTTGCAACTTATGCAATAAAGGGCAAAAAGGGAGACATGTGTCTAAATGGCGCAGCCGCTCGCTTAGCGCAAATTGGCGACATCATCATCGTAGTAGCTTACGCTTTAATTGATGAGCGAAGTGCTGCTACTTTCAAGCCAAAAATCGTGCATGTAAACGAAAAAAACGAAATTTGCGAGTAG